Proteins found in one Siniperca chuatsi isolate FFG_IHB_CAS linkage group LG22, ASM2008510v1, whole genome shotgun sequence genomic segment:
- the zgc:194930 gene encoding uncharacterized protein zgc:194930: protein MGCQCCRMIKSYIYDPSVAVDVRKTDSAGSSLYQHHHLSGGAPRSDLLSGHNKQKQGIHNLGYSKSNDSTLKLEVDNNHVNYRLHAVPSAKELHSQGSAPPPEVYIIQPEALAPRWGMQEKGQSQVPVYPNIQEYENQKSYSERGHRVTRNGWDSSITECVIGRESLSADEIDEGVGGTPEYPCDTGDEGSILSVDIHTSTTSLSSADTRDELRLPKTPDVSTFESGILVMKSEDEEAVDKEEEVQSITDSMVAEALAALEAATAGEDCE, encoded by the exons ATGGGGTGCCAGTGCTGCAGGATGATAAAAAG cTACATCTACGACCCCTCTGTGGCGGTGGATGTGAGGAAGACTGACTCTGCAGGCAGCTCACTATACCAGCACCACCACCTCTCAGGCGGGGCCCCCCGCAGCGACCTGCTCAGTGGCCACAACAAGCAGAAGCAAGGCATCCACAACCTGGGTTACAGCAAATCCAATGACAGCACACTGAAACTAGAGGTGGACAACAACCACGTCAACTACAGGCTGCACGCCGTACCCTCTGCCAAGGAGCTGCACAGTCAGGGGAGCGCACCACCTCCAGAGGTGTACATCATCCAACCAGAAGCTCTGGCACCAAGATGGGGGATGCAGGAAAAAGGCCAGAGCCAGGTGCCCGTTTACCCCAACATACAGGAGTACGAGAACCAGAAAAGTTACAGTGAGCGGGGACACCGTGTGACAAGGAACGGATGGGACAGCTCCATCACTGAGTGTGTGATTGGCAGAGAAAGCCTGTCAGCGGACGAGATAGATGAGGGCGTGGGAGGGACGCCCGAGTACCCATGTGACACGGGGGATGAGGGTAGCATCCTGTCAGTGGACATCCATACCAGCACCACCAGCCTGTCCTCAGCCGACACCAGGGACGAGCTCAGACTGCCAAAGACTCCGGACGTTTCCACCTTCGAGAGCGGGATCTTAGTGATGAAGAGCGAGGACGAGGAGGCGGtggacaaagaggaggaggtgcagagCATCACTGACTCGATGGTGGCGGAGGCTCTTGCTGCTTTAGAGGCTGCCACCGCCGGGGAGGACTGTGAGTGA